In Haladaptatus cibarius D43, the sequence GCGCGGGAGGTGGGTGTCGCCGGGATAGCCGCCGACGCCGGGTTCGATAGCGTCCACGCCGATATCATCGAGATACGCGAGCGCGTCGGAAAGCGATTCACCGTACAGTGGCGGAGTGTGAACGCCGATGTCCATAGCATGAACCATTACTTCGGTCGGGAATAAAATTTCGGTGGCAACGCTTACGCCCCCGGTCTTCCATTCTCCGAACATGAGCCTTGCCGAGCAGTTCGAGTGGTTCGCTGACTGGTGTGTTGGAACGTCGCCCCTGTACGAGGGGATTTCGCGCGAAATCGCGGACGACCCGGAGCTGCTCGCGCTCGCGGAGGAAATCCCGCCGAAGCGCGGCACGCCGAACATTTTGTTTGCGGCGGTGCACTGGCACCTCCTCGGTGGTGTTGACCACGAACTCGCAGAGTACTATCCGACTCTTACGGACGACCCAAAATCGGGAAATCCGTTTCCAGCATTTCGGGAGTTCTGTCTCGAATACGAAACTGAACTACTCCCCCTCCTGCGCAACCGCAGAACCCAGACGAACGCGGTTCGGCGCTGTACCGCCCTCTTCCCGGCATTCTTTCGTGTCTCCCGCGAAGTCGGCGGCGAACCCCTCGCATTGATCGAACTCGGCCCCAGCGGCGGACTCAACCTCTGCTGGAACCAGTACGCCTACGATTACGGCGATGCTGGCCAGTTCGGGACGAGCGACTGCGTCCTCGATTCGGAACTCCGGGGAGAGAAAACCCTCCCCGTCTCGGACGACTTTCCCGCAATCGCTTCCCGCATCGGAATCGACCTGAATCCGCTTTCCGTACAGGACGAAAAAGACGTTCGCTGGCTCCGCGCGCTCATCTGGCCGGAACACGAAGACCGCCACCGACTGCTTCAGCAGGCCGCGGATGTGGCACAGCAGCATCCGCCCGACCTCCGGCAGGGTGACGCAATCGAGGAACTGCCGGACGTGCTTGCCGAGATTCCGAACGACGTTCCGGTCTGCGTTTTCGACACGCAGATGCGCTATCAACTGCCCGACTCGACCCAAGACCGCCTCCGGGCACATATCGAATCCGCGGCAGAACGCCGAGAACTGCACTGGTTGTCGGGCCACGAATCGACTGACGAGTGGGATAACGCCTTCACGCTCGACTGGTTCGACGGCGAGGAGTACACGCCGCTCGTCGCCTACGAACAACACGGAAAATGGCTTCGATGGTTGCAGTAATCTATTCCAACTGCACTGCCTGTTCGTTCTTCGAGGAACGATAGACAGCGTCGATGACGCGCTGAACCGTCAGCGCTTGCTCGATGGTGTTCATCTTCGGCGCGACGCCGTCACGAACAGCTTCGAAGAAGACGCGCTGTTCCGCTTTATGGGCGTCTTCCTGTCGGGTTCTGACGCTGGTGTCCGAGAAGTGGTCTGCACCGACCATGCTCGTCTCGTACATCGTGAGCGAGTCGTCGCTCTTGTCGAAACTCGCACCGGCGTCGGTTCCGCGGACGTGGTATTTTTCACTGGATTCGCGGTTCGCGGCCCACGCGACTTCGAGTGCGATAGTTTTCCCGCCTTCACAGCGGATGAACGCGCTCACCGAGTCGTCAACCGTGAACGTGCCGGATTCGGTGTCGTCGCCCCACATTTCGAGGTAGGTGTAATCCTCTCGGCTTCCGAACTGAGAACGAACTTCGCCGCTGACTTCTTTGACGTTCGGGAAGTCATGAAGGTGCAGTGCGAGGTCGATAGCGTGGACGCCGATGTCGATGAGCGCGCCGCCACCCGCCACGTCGCGGTTCGTGAACCACGAACCGCGACCCGGAATGCCTCGGCGTCGGATGTAGTTCGCTTCGACGTGGCGCGTCTTACCGAATCGTCCCTCGTGTTGGTAGCCCTTGATGACTTCGACAGGGTTGCGGAATCGGTTATGGAAGCCGACCATACAGAAACCGTCGGCGTTCCGGGCCGCTTCCGCGATTCGCTCCGCGCTCTCCAGCGTGTGCGCGAGCGGTTTTTCGAGCAGCACGTCGAGTCCCGCGTTCAGCGCGGCGACGGCGTACTCCTCGTGAAACTTGTTCGGTGTCGTGACGATGACACAATCGACGTCTGCTTCGTACAGTTCTTCGTAGCTCTCGAACGAGCGGGTGTCGTATTTCTCGGCAAACCGCGCACGGGCGTCGGGATTAATATCGACGCCACCGACGATTTCGTGACGCAAATCAGTGATTCTATCAGCGTGATAATGTCCAATATTTCCGAGACCGACGAACCCAACTCGAACCGGCTCACTGGCACTCATACTTACGGCTCACCTGTGAGACGGTGTTATTCTTTTCCTTTTGCTCGCTCGGTTTTACCGAGCTGGTACTTTCGCTTCGAAAACGGAACGATTGTCCGACACAGTTCTGATGGTCGCGGGGAGTCACGTCAGTACAACTGCTGTTTTTTGTCTTCGCGTTCGCGCTCCCGCTCCTCTTCCGCTTTCTGTGCACGCCGATTTTCGATGAGTGTTCGGAGGCCGGGGATGATTTTGTTTTTCAAATCGAGGACGAACGAGACGATACCGTACGCCCAGAAGAAAAACAGGAGCGTCCCCGCCCCGAAATACACCACTCCGAACTCCACCGCCATCTCAGTCGTCCCCCTCCGCCTCGGTGCTGGTAGGTCCTGCTTCGACGGGCGCAAATTCGAGGCCGTGTGCGATGGCATCGCCCGTCTCGGTGTCGAACAGGTGAATCCGCTCCCTGTCGAGGACGATTTCCACGTCTTCGTCCGTATCGATGTCTTTGTCCGGGTTGACGCTCATCAGCAGTTGATGAGCGTCGTCAGCCTCGGCGTCCATTCCCACCGTCTCACCCTCACCGGTGAGGATGTAGACGAAGATTTCGTCGCCCATTGGTTCCAGCACGTCCGTCCGGGCGTCGACGCGACTGGTCGGGTTCGACACGTTGCCAGCGTCCTCCACGAGATACACGTCTTCGGGGCGGACACCCATCGTCAGCGTGTCGTCCACCGACACGCTGTTGAGTTGGCCGGTGTCGAACTCGACGTGGTAGTCCGGTGTCTGGAGTCCGTTGGAATCGACGACGCCCTCCACGAAGTTCATGCTCGGCGACCCGATGAAGCCCGCGACGAACAGGTTCTTCGGTTCGTTGTAGCAGTCGAGCGGCGGGTCGAACTGCTGAAGTTCACCTTTGTTGATGACTGCGACGCGGTCGGACATCGTCATCGCCTCTGCCTGGTCGTGCGTGACGTAGATGATGGTCGCGTCGAGTTCCTTGTGGAGTCGCTGGAGTTCGGTGCGCATGTGAACGCGCAGTTTTGCGTCCAGATTCGCCAGCGGTTCGTCCATCAGGAACACGTCGGGTTCGCGCACGATTGCACGCGCAATGGCGACACGCTGGCGCTGACCACCGGACATCTCGTCGGGCATTCTGTCGAGCATGCCTTCGAGTTGGACGATTTCCGCCGCGTTCTCGACGCGACGGTCGACTTCTTCTTTCTCGTAGTTTCTGAGTCTCAGCCCGAAACTGATGTTGTCGTACACGTCCATGTGCGGGAACAACGCGATGTTTTGGAACACCATCGCAATGCCGCGGTCTTTCGGCGGAAGTTTGGTTACTTCTCGCCCCGCGATGGAAATCGTCCCGTCCGACGGAATCGTCAGCCCCGCGATGGTTTCGAGCGTCGTGGATTTGCCACACCCCGACGGCCCGACGAGCGTGACGAACTCGCCGTCCCGAATATCGAGGTTCATGTCATCGACTGCCGTTACATCGTCGTACCGTTTCGAAACGTGTTCTAAGTTGACTTCACCCATTGTGTATCACTCCTTCAGCGCGCCAGCGGTGAGACCGCTGACGATTTTTTCCTGTGCGATGACGACGAGGATTGCGATGGGCAGGACGCCCACGATGCTCGCCGCCGCCATCAAGTTGTAGAACTCCGCGTACTGGCCTTGGTACCCCAGAATCCCCCACAGCAGTGGTGCCCAGTTCTGTACCTCCCCGTTGGTCATGAGGAACGAGAAGAAGAACTCGTTGTACACCGAGATAAATGTTAGCACTCCTGCGGTGGCCACGCCCGGCGCGGACAGCGGGATGATGACTCGGAACAGCGCGCCGAGTCGGGTCGTCCCCTCGATTCGCGCGGCGTCCTCCAAGCCGTCCGGAATCTGGCCGTAGAACGTCGTCAGGATGAATATCGAGAGGGGCATGAACAACGCGCTGAACGGGAGCACCATCGCGCCCGGCGTGTTGTACAGCATCGGACTGCTAAGGCCGAATATCTCGACGTTCCCCGTGAACAACCGGAACAACGGCAGTAGGAACGCCGCTGGCGGGAAGTACGAGATGGCGAGGATGAGCAGCATCAACGCACCCCGTCCCGGGAACGACAGTCGCCCGAAGACGTAGCCAGCGAGGCTCGCTAACACCAACACGATTGCCGTGGTGACGAGCGCGAGCACGAAACTGTTGAACATGTACAGATGGAACGGTAACTGCTCGAAGATTTCTACGAACACGCCGGGGTTGAATCCTTTCGGTAGGAACCAGACGTTTATAATCGACTCGCGCGGCGTCAGCGCCAGCACGAGGAGCCAGTAGAATGGGAACAGTGTGGTGAACAGGAAGAAAATCGTCACCACGTAGAACATCGCCTGATAGGTTCGTTCCGGATCCTGAATCGACCCCTGCACCCATCGCTGGAACGGCCCTTGCGTCGTCTCTGCCTGCTGCCGACCGTCGGTTTGTGTTTGTTCTGTTTGTGCCATTCAGAATCCTCCCTGCGAGTCGCGGAATTTCACGATGTATATCGACACCACGATTCCGATGATTGCCGCCGTGACGAACGCGACTGCCGCCGCAGTGCCGTATCGTCGCGTACTGAACGTTGTGACGACCAGACAGGACAGCGACGGAACCGTCGTACAGCCGGAGACGGTTTCGATGAGTCCGTACACCCGCATCGCCGCGATGGTGCGGAACAGTAGGGCAACGAGCACCGTCGGAAGTACGAGCGGTAAGGTAATCATCCGGAACTGTTGCCATTTCGACGCACCTGCGACCTTCGCCACGTCGTAGAGACTCCGGTCGATGCTCTGGAGTCCGGCGAGGATGAGCAACGCCATGAACGCCGTCGTCTTCCAGATGTCCGCGAGAATAATGATACCCAGCGCGGAACTGCTGTTGGCCAGCGGCGTGCTGGTTAACCCTATCATCTCGGTGAGATTCGCACCGAACCCGATGCCCGGTTGGAACATCAGGTAGAAAATCATGCCCTGAATGACGATGGGAACCGCCCACGGAATGATGATTGCCACGCGCACCCAGCGTCGCCCACGGAAGTCTTGGTCGAGAACGAGTGCCTGTCCGAAGCCGATAATCGTCTCGATGAGGACGCTTGCTATCGTGAAGATGAACGTCACGATGAGCGCGCTTTTGAACGGTTGGCTGAAGTCGATAAACGGTTGTGGCAGTGCCACCGTGTCCAGCTTTCCGGTCAACAGGTCGGTGTAGTTCTGGAGGCCGACGAACTCCCCGACTTGTGATGCGCCGCGAAGGCTGTCGGCACGAAGGGACATCTCGAACGTGCTTAGCAGTGGCCAGAACGCGATGACGCCGAGCAGTAACAGTGCGGGCGTCAACAGCAGGTAGGCGAACTGCGTTTCGCTCAGATTCTCTATCCATCTGACCGCGCCAGCGTACGCCCCTGACTCTTCCTGTGGTTTTTCGGTCGCTTGTTCGGTTGACATTCTTCGCTACCTCTACTCGTTGTACTCCTCGATTTCCGTGATTTGCCTGTTCAATGTTGACATCGCCTGTTGTGGGGACTGATCGCCCGCATAGGACGCGAAAACGCTCTGTGCAATCTTCCCGGATTCTTGCGGCCAGACGACCGAAACGGGGCGCGGAAGCGCGTTCTGTCCCGCGACTTTCAACGTATCGACGTAGCGACCCATGATGGGTACGTCTCTCGCTCGTTGTGTTTCGAGCAGGTCTGGCTCGGGCGGAATCCACCCGATGATTTCGAACAGTTTGAGCTTGAAACTCTCCGACGTCATCGCTTCGAGAACTTGTAACGCCTTGTCTTTCTTTCTCGTGTTCGGGTTAATAGCGACGTTCCATCCGCCGAGGGCGGACGCGACGCCGCCGAGTCCTTGTTTGTTTATCTGTCCCGCTTCGACGCCATACGGAATCGGCATAACGCCGAGGTTTTCACCGAATCCGCCTTCCGATTTCGGAGCACCGTTGATGTTGATGGAGTAGGGCCAGTTGCGGTGCATTACCGCGTTTCCGTTGCTGAACGGCGCGCGTGAGGTTTCTTCGATCCAGCTGAGGACGGCCCGCGGTGCGATACCGCCCTCGAAATCGTTCAACGTGTTCGGCGCATTGTTGCCGTGGATGAACGTCCGAATCATCTTGATGGAGTCGATAACGTGCTGTGAGTCCAAGGTCACGGGGCGGTTTCCGACCGGCCCGAGCAAGTTATCGACACTGCCGAAGTACGTCCCGCCCCAACTGGTCATGAACTCGTTGAAGTCACAGCAGGACAGTCCCTCGTAGGCGCTCGCTTGGAAGGTAAATCCGTAATCGATGTTCTGGTTATCTTGGAGGACTTTCTTCGTAACTTGCGAAAACTTCTTCCACGAAATCCCCTCCGTCGCCCAGTTTTCCTGATCCGGATTAAATCCTGACTGCCGTACCAAATCCTTACGATACTGTATCGTTCCGAAGTCGGAAAACAGCGGGATTGCGTAGAGGTCGCCGTCGTTCGATTTACCGGTGGTGACGCTCCCCTGAAAATAATCGTTGTTGACCTTATTGAGCGCCTCGCTCGCAAGGTTGTCGCTCAAATTGAGCAGTTGACGGCGTGCGATGAACGGAATCGCCCACCCGCTGTCCACGAGCAACAAGTCGGGTTCTTCGAGATTCGCGGACAGCCACCGTTGGTATTGGGACTGGCGAGCACCAGTCTGTTCGTTTCCCGCGAGAACTTCGAGCCTGATGTTCTCGTCGAGTCCTGCTTCG encodes:
- a CDS encoding DUF2332 domain-containing protein, whose translation is MSLAEQFEWFADWCVGTSPLYEGISREIADDPELLALAEEIPPKRGTPNILFAAVHWHLLGGVDHELAEYYPTLTDDPKSGNPFPAFREFCLEYETELLPLLRNRRTQTNAVRRCTALFPAFFRVSREVGGEPLALIELGPSGGLNLCWNQYAYDYGDAGQFGTSDCVLDSELRGEKTLPVSDDFPAIASRIGIDLNPLSVQDEKDVRWLRALIWPEHEDRHRLLQQAADVAQQHPPDLRQGDAIEELPDVLAEIPNDVPVCVFDTQMRYQLPDSTQDRLRAHIESAAERRELHWLSGHESTDEWDNAFTLDWFDGEEYTPLVAYEQHGKWLRWLQ
- a CDS encoding Gfo/Idh/MocA family protein yields the protein MSASEPVRVGFVGLGNIGHYHADRITDLRHEIVGGVDINPDARARFAEKYDTRSFESYEELYEADVDCVIVTTPNKFHEEYAVAALNAGLDVLLEKPLAHTLESAERIAEAARNADGFCMVGFHNRFRNPVEVIKGYQHEGRFGKTRHVEANYIRRRGIPGRGSWFTNRDVAGGGALIDIGVHAIDLALHLHDFPNVKEVSGEVRSQFGSREDYTYLEMWGDDTESGTFTVDDSVSAFIRCEGGKTIALEVAWAANRESSEKYHVRGTDAGASFDKSDDSLTMYETSMVGADHFSDTSVRTRQEDAHKAEQRVFFEAVRDGVAPKMNTIEQALTVQRVIDAVYRSSKNEQAVQLE
- a CDS encoding ABC transporter ATP-binding protein, whose translation is MGEVNLEHVSKRYDDVTAVDDMNLDIRDGEFVTLVGPSGCGKSTTLETIAGLTIPSDGTISIAGREVTKLPPKDRGIAMVFQNIALFPHMDVYDNISFGLRLRNYEKEEVDRRVENAAEIVQLEGMLDRMPDEMSGGQRQRVAIARAIVREPDVFLMDEPLANLDAKLRVHMRTELQRLHKELDATIIYVTHDQAEAMTMSDRVAVINKGELQQFDPPLDCYNEPKNLFVAGFIGSPSMNFVEGVVDSNGLQTPDYHVEFDTGQLNSVSVDDTLTMGVRPEDVYLVEDAGNVSNPTSRVDARTDVLEPMGDEIFVYILTGEGETVGMDAEADDAHQLLMSVNPDKDIDTDEDVEIVLDRERIHLFDTETGDAIAHGLEFAPVEAGPTSTEAEGDD
- a CDS encoding carbohydrate ABC transporter permease, whose protein sequence is MAQTEQTQTDGRQQAETTQGPFQRWVQGSIQDPERTYQAMFYVVTIFFLFTTLFPFYWLLVLALTPRESIINVWFLPKGFNPGVFVEIFEQLPFHLYMFNSFVLALVTTAIVLVLASLAGYVFGRLSFPGRGALMLLILAISYFPPAAFLLPLFRLFTGNVEIFGLSSPMLYNTPGAMVLPFSALFMPLSIFILTTFYGQIPDGLEDAARIEGTTRLGALFRVIIPLSAPGVATAGVLTFISVYNEFFFSFLMTNGEVQNWAPLLWGILGYQGQYAEFYNLMAAASIVGVLPIAILVVIAQEKIVSGLTAGALKE
- a CDS encoding carbohydrate ABC transporter permease — protein: MSTEQATEKPQEESGAYAGAVRWIENLSETQFAYLLLTPALLLLGVIAFWPLLSTFEMSLRADSLRGASQVGEFVGLQNYTDLLTGKLDTVALPQPFIDFSQPFKSALIVTFIFTIASVLIETIIGFGQALVLDQDFRGRRWVRVAIIIPWAVPIVIQGMIFYLMFQPGIGFGANLTEMIGLTSTPLANSSSALGIIILADIWKTTAFMALLILAGLQSIDRSLYDVAKVAGASKWQQFRMITLPLVLPTVLVALLFRTIAAMRVYGLIETVSGCTTVPSLSCLVVTTFSTRRYGTAAAVAFVTAAIIGIVVSIYIVKFRDSQGGF
- a CDS encoding extracellular solute-binding protein — protein: MVGVSEGDDRRRRDGVSRRKFVKAVGASGAAAGLAGCTGRGSSSNPNVIQWAADDDVRTNKDAIETALHEAGLDENIRLEVLAGNEQTGARQSQYQRWLSANLEEPDLLLVDSGWAIPFIARRQLLNLSDNLASEALNKVNNDYFQGSVTTGKSNDGDLYAIPLFSDFGTIQYRKDLVRQSGFNPDQENWATEGISWKKFSQVTKKVLQDNQNIDYGFTFQASAYEGLSCCDFNEFMTSWGGTYFGSVDNLLGPVGNRPVTLDSQHVIDSIKMIRTFIHGNNAPNTLNDFEGGIAPRAVLSWIEETSRAPFSNGNAVMHRNWPYSININGAPKSEGGFGENLGVMPIPYGVEAGQINKQGLGGVASALGGWNVAINPNTRKKDKALQVLEAMTSESFKLKLFEIIGWIPPEPDLLETQRARDVPIMGRYVDTLKVAGQNALPRPVSVVWPQESGKIAQSVFASYAGDQSPQQAMSTLNRQITEIEEYNE